The following are encoded together in the Girardinichthys multiradiatus isolate DD_20200921_A chromosome X, DD_fGirMul_XY1, whole genome shotgun sequence genome:
- the LOC124862574 gene encoding fascin-2-like has translation MSTNGINKALKLQFGLINYENRYLTAEAFGFKVNASGISLKKKQIWTLEQDEQDGQVVFLRSHLGRYLASDKAGKIICGAEKPEPECRFLIVPQSDGRWALQSEPYQRYFGGSADYLSCFAQTIGEQELWAVHLALHPQASLLSVARKRYAHLSASEGEISVDSNIPWGVDSLVTLVYLDGKYSLKTCDSRFLSNDGKLVKENSNTTSFTLELKSGKLAFKDCDGKYLAPVGPTGTLRSGRCSKPGKDELFDLEESHPQVVFQAANKRFVSVKQGVSISANQDVETDMETFQMEIDKESKKSMFRTNGGSYWTLVTHGEIQSTATEVEVNTMFDIEWRGHRVALKASNGKYVCTKKNGQLSAVSDTVGDDELLLMKLINRPMLILQGENGFVCHHKNSNTLDANRSVYDIFSLLFNNGAYHIKSVNGKFWYISSSGLVCSDGEKAEDFFLEFPEHGRVAVKGSNGKYLRGDQGGTLMCDGASVDAASLWEY, from the exons ATGTCCACCAACGGGATTAACAAGGCTCTAAAGCTGCAGTTTGGTCTGATTAACTATGAGAACCGCTACCTGACCGCTGAGGCTTTTGGCTTCAAGGTGAATGCCTCAGGCATCAGCCTGAAGAAGAAACAAATCTGGACTTTAGAACAGGATGAGCAAGATGGTCAAGTTGTGTTCCTCCGAAGCCACTTAGGACGCTACCTTGCTTCTGACAAAGCTGGAAAAATCATATGTGGGGCAGAGAAGCCTGAGCCTGAGTGTCGTTTCCTTATAGTGCCCCAGTCTGATGGTCGCTGGGCACTGCAATCAGAACCTTACCAGCGTTACTTTGGAGGGTCAGCGGACTATCTGTCCTGCTTCGCCCAAACCATTGGGGAACAAGAGCTATGGGCTGTTCATCTGGCTTTACACCCACAGGCAAGCCTGCTCAGTGTGGCACGGAAGCGAtatgcccatctgtctgcctccGAAGGAGAGATCTCAGTAGACAGCAATATTCCCTGGGGGGTGGACTCTCTGGTCACCTTGGTATACCTGGATGGAAAATACAGTCTGAAGACCTGCGACAGCCGCTTTCTCAGCAATGATGGCAAACTTGTGAAGGAGAACTCCAACACAACCAGCTTCACGCTGGAACTGAAGTCCGGGAAGCTGGCCTTTAAGGACTGCGATGGGAAATATCTTGCCCCGGTGGGCCCAACAGGAACCCTGCGATCTGGCCGATGTTCCAAGCCTGGAAAAGATGAGCTCTTTGATTTGGAGGAGAGTCATCCACAAGTAGTCTTTCAAGCTGCCAATAAAAGATTTGTTTCAGTCAAGCAAG GAGTTAGTATTTCAGCCAATCAGGATGTGGAGACTGACATGGAGACTTTCCAGATGGAGATAGATAAGGAAAGCAAAAAGTCAATGTTCAGGACCAATGGAGGGTCCTACTGGACTTTAGTGACTCACGGAGAGATCCAGTCCACTGCCACAGAGGT AGAGGTCAACACAATGTTTGACATTGAGTGGCGAGGACACAGGGTGGCACTCAAGGCGAGTAATGGAAAGTATGTGtgcacaaagaaaaatgggcagcTCTCAGCGGTCAGTGATACAGTGG GTGATGATGAATTACTTCTGATGAAACTCATCAATCGCCCAATGCTGATCCTTCAAGGAGAGAATGGCTTTGTGTGTCACCACAAGAACTCCAACACTCTTGACGCCAATCGATCGGTCTACGACATCTTCTcattgctgttcaataatggcGCCTATCACATTAAAA gTGTGAATGGAAAGTTCTGGTACATCTCAAGCAGTGGCCTCGTCTGCTCAGATGGAGAAAAGGCAGAGGACTTTTTTCTTGAGTTTCCGGAACACGGACGTGTTGCTGTTAAGGGCTCCAATGGCAAGTACCTTCGCGGAGACCAAGGAGGCACACTCATGTGTGACGGTGCATCTGTTGATGCCGCTTCTCTTTGGGAATACTGA